The nucleotide sequence GCTCGCGATGGCCGTCTTCGCGCTGATCGGCGTCGCGTTCGGCTTCATCCTGCGCTCGGGTGCGGGGGCCATCGCGGCGACCGTCGGACTGCTGTTCGTCCTCCCGATCGTGGCGAGCTTCTTCTCGCTCGCCGGGGAGGCCTGGGCGTGGGTGCTCGACGCCTCGGCCTATCTGCCCGTGTCCGCCGCGCAGAACGCGATCCTTCCGGGTGACACGGCCGCGCTGGAGGCTCCGGTCGCCTTCCTCACGCTCGGCTGCTGGGTCGTCGGCGGCCTGCTGGCGGCCTGGGCCGTCCTGCGCACACGCGACGCGTAGGCCGTCGGTGCGGGCGCGGCGACGCGGGCCGGACACGGTCCGGGAGGACGAGGGGCTGCGGCTCCCTCGTCCTCCCGGCGTGTTCCGCCGGTTCTGGACGCGCCATCCGGTCCTGGCCGACGTCCTGCTGGCCCTCCTCTGCACCCTGCTCACGCTCACCCCCGCCGCGCGGGTCGACCGCGACGTGCTCGGAGCGTACGCGATGCTGCTGTCGGTGCTGCTGCCGGTGTGCGTCGTCCTCGCCTGCGGCACGCTGCTCTGGCGACGTCGGCGCCCGTGGCTCCCCGCCGCCGCCGCGATCCTCCTCGAGGTCTTCCTCCTGTTCTCCGCGACGCCGGGGAGCAGCCCGCTGCTCCTGTTCGCCGGTTACTCGCTGGCCGTCTACCGCTCCGCCCGCGCGGCATGGATCGCGTTCGGCTCCGCCACCGCGGTGACGGGCGCCAGCGCCGGACTGCTCTACGGACTCGGTGTCTTCACACTGCAGGCGGCCGCCAACGCTCTGCTCGGCACGGTGGTCCTCGGTCTCATCGGCACGCTCATCGGCGTCAACGTGGGCAACCGGAAGCGCTACCTGGATGCCGTGATCGATCGCTCCCGCCAGTTGCTCGTGGAGCGCGATCAGCAGGCGCAGCTCGCCGCCGCCGCGGAACGAGCACGGATCGCGCGTGAGATGCACGACATCGTGTCGCATTCCCTGACGGTGGTGGTGGCGCTGTCGGAGGGCGCGGCGGCCACGGCCGACCGCGACCGTGCCCGCGCGGCCGCCACCGCCGCCGCCGACACCGCCCGCGACGCCCTCACCCAGATGCGCTCGATGCTCGGTGTGCTGCGCGACGACGACACCCCGCTCCCCCTCGCGCCCGTGGCGCCGGCGCCGCCGCAGGACACCGTAGCGGCCGCGCAGCGGACCGGGTACCCCGTCACGCTGTCGACCACCGGTCAGGCCGAGGTCTCGCCGGACGTCGCCCACGCGCTCGGCCGCATCGTGCAGGAGGGGCTGACGAACGCGATGCGGCATGCCCCGACCGCGACCTCGGCGTCCGTGCGCCTGGACTACGGGAGCGATACCGTGGTGGTCGAGATCGTCAACGACGGCGTGACGGGGCCACCGCGGGTCGGCGGCTTCGGCGTGCGAGGCCTCGCGGAACGCGCCGCGCACGTCCACGGCACGGTCGAGTCGCGGCCGGACGGGACGGGACGGTGGCTCCTGCGGGCCGTGCTGCCGACGTCGTCCGAAGACCCGGCCGTGACGCCGCCCGGAGAGGAGAAGACATGACAACGCAGATCCGTGTGCTCCTGGTCGACGATCAGGAGCTGATCCGTCTCGGATTCCGCATGGTCCTGGAAGCGGAGCCCGACATCGTGGTCATCGGCGAGGCCGGAGACGGGAGCGCCGCGATCGCGCAGAGTGCGGCGCTCGCTCCCGACCTCGTCCTCATGGACATCCGCATGCCGCAGCTCGACGGCATCGCCGCGACGCAGGCGATCGTGCGGGCGCACCCGGAGACGAAGGTGCTCGTCCTCACCACTTTCGACCTCGACGAGTACGCCTTCGGAGCGATCCGCGCGGGTGCCAGCGGCTTCCTGCTGAAGGACGCCCAGCGCCACGAGATGCTCTCCGCCGTCCGCGCCGTGCACCGCGGAGACGCGGCCCTGGCGCCGCGGGTCACCCGCATGCTGCTGGAGCACGTCGGGCCGGAGCTGGGCGCCACGACGCCGTCCGCTCCCGACGACATCGACGATGCCGGCTACCGCTCACTGACCGATCGCGAGCGCGACGTGTTCCTCGCGCTCGCCCAGGGTCTCTCCAACGCGGAGATCGCGGCATCCCTGTACGTCGGCGAATCCACGGTCAAGACGCACGTGGGTCGCATCCTGGCGAAGCTCGGAGCCCGCGACCGCATCCACGCGGTCATCCTCGCGCATCGGCTCGGCCTCGTCGACCGCTGACGGCGGTCAGCCCTGCGGGGGCGTCCAGGCCGACACGCGGTTCAGACGCTCGACCTCCTCGGACGACAGCTCCAGTCGCGCACCGGCCAGCAGGTCGGGCACCTGGTCGACCGTCCGCGCGCTCGCGATCGGCGCCACGACCGTCGGCTGCGCCCGCAGCCACGCCAGCGCCGTCGCGGCGACCGAGGCGTCGTGCCCCGCGCCGATCTCCTCCAGCGCGTCGATGATCCGCAGGCCCGCGGCGGTGGCGTACTTCGCGGCACCGCCCGCCCGCGGTGACCCCTCCCCCGCGCTGTCCGTCGAGCGGTACTTGCCGGTCAGGAAGCCACTGGCCAGGGCGTAGTAGGGCACGAGCCCGAGTCCGAACTCCTCCGCGACGGGGATGACGGTGTCCTCGACCTCGTTGCGGTGCACGAGGTTGTAGTGCGGCTGGATCGCGACCGGGCGGGCGACGCCCAGGCGGTCCGCGATCTCGATCCACTGGCGGATGCGGTCGGCCGAGTAGTTCGACACGGCCACGTGTCGCACGAGCCCGTCCGCCACCAGGGCGCCGAACGCCCCCACCGTCTCCTCCAGCGGTACGGACTCGTCGTCGAAGTGCGCGTAGTAGAGGTCGATCTCGTCGACCCCGAGCCGCCCGAGAGAGGCTTCGGCCGCGCGGCGGACGTTGTCGGCGGAGAGACCGCGGAAGGCGGGGTGCTGGCTGACCTTGGTGGCGACGACCACGCCCTGCGGACGGCGCGAAGCCAGCCACGCACCGATGATCGTCTCGCTCTCGCCGCCCTCGTTCCCCGGCACCCAGGCGCTGTAGGCGTCCGCGGTGTCGATGAAGTCGCCGCCGCCATCGAGGAAGGCTTCGAGCACGGCGAACGAGGTGTCGCGGTCGGCGGTCCAGCCGAACACGTTGCCGCCGAGGGCGAGGGGGAAGACGTCGAGGTCGCTGCTACCGATGCGGGTCATATCCGGGACAACCGTCGGAGACCGTTCCCGCATTCCCCCGCGGACACGAAACGTCATGATCCGCAGGGACGAAGAAGGTGCGCAGGTGACCGGGGCGGGGTGCCGGCCACCTGCACCGGAGTAACATAACACCCTCCAACGTTTTACGCGAATCCTGGGCACGCCGAGGTCGTCGCCCACCGGGAGTGGCGGGACGACGGGAGGGAGAGACTCACCCCGGATCAGGATGCGGGGTGAGTCGATCGAGAGAGCCGACTACGGGACTCGAACCCGTAACCCCCGTATTACAAGTACGGTGCGCTACCAATTGCGCCAAGTCGGCGGATGCCATCACAGCTTAGCGATGGCCGGGACACGCGGCGGACTACTTCGCCGGCGCCGAGGTCGCCGTCGGAGTGGGCGTCGGGGATGCGGACTCGTAGTACGCCTCGCTCGCGACGGACATCACGAACGTGGACAGCTCCTGCGGGTCGTCCAGGGCGCCGACATACGCCTCGCCGTTGACGATGATCATCGGGGCGGCGGTGAGGACGAGGTCGTCGGAACCGGGAAGAGGCCCGTCGAGCGCTCGCGCGGTCGCCTCCTTCGCCCAGCTGATGTAGTCGCCGTCCCGGATGCAGGAGCGCACCGTCTTGGTGTTGTCCACGCCGACGGCGCCCGCGAGATTCGCGAGCTCCTCGTCGGACATCCCGTCACTGCCCACCTCAGGCTGGTCGTCCAGGAGGTCGTGGTTGAAGGCGTAGAACTGGTCCGGCGAGTGCGTGGCCACGCAGGCCGCCGCCGCCGCGGAACGCAGCGAGTACTTGGTGCCGTTGGAGCTGGCGGTGAGGAGCGCGACCGGGTGGTAGCTGACGGTGGCCGCGCCGTCCTCGATCCACTGCGCGAGGAGCCGGGCGTTGGCGCGCTCGAACTTGCCCGCATCGGGCGACAGGTAGTCGACGTACACGTGCACATCCACGGCGCCGGCTGCGGACGGCTCGGGCGACGGCGTCTCCGTGGCGCCGGCCTCGGAGGGCTCGGGGGCGGGGGTGTCCGACGCGGAACCCGCGATCGCGGCGGAGGCGATGTCCGTCACCACGACGCCGTCCTCCTGCATGCCGCTCGGGCTCAGCTGCGGCTTGGAGGTCTGGGAGGTCACCGCGAGGGTCACGGCGGTTCCGATCGCGCCGACCGCGATGATCGCGACCGCACCGATGATGATCCGTCGCATGAGACGCGCCCGCGACTGCTGGGCGTGCACCTTCTGGGCCTTCTCCCGCACGGCCTCGCGCGAAGTGCGAGGTGCGGGGACGTTCGGCGTTTCGTCGCTCGACATCGTTCCTCTTGAGTCTCAGGGGGTCCGGGTTGGCCCCGACCGCCGTCGGGCGGCGATCGCCGCTGCGCACGGCCGGGTTCGATGCTAACCAGTGAGGCTGAGAAATACCCAGGTGCGGGCGTTCGTGCCATACTGATCCCGACCCGATGAAGGGTCACGGCGGGTCGCTCCGCCGCTTCATTCACTACGGATCGTCCGGCACGTACCTGCCGGTGAAGGAGAAACACGATGGCATCTGTGACTTTCGACGAGGCCACCCGCCTCTACCCGGGCGGCACCCGTCCGGCTGTCGACAAGCTCAACCTCGAGGTGGGCGACGGCGAGTTCCTCGTCCTGGTCGGTCCCTCCGGTTGCGGTAAGTCCACCTCCCTCCGCATGCTCGCCGGCCTCGAAGAGGTCAACTCCGGCCGCATCCTCATCGGCGACCGCGACGTCACCGATGTGCCGCCGAAGGACCGCGACATCGCGATGGTCTTCCAGAACTACGCGCTGTACCCGCACATGACGGTCGCCGAGAACATGGGCTTCGCGCTCAAGATCGCCGGCGTCGGCAAGGAGGAGCGGGCCGCCCGCGTCCTCGAGGCCGCCAAGCTCCTCGACCTGGAGCAGTACCTGACCCGCAAGCCGAAGGCCCTCTCGGGTGGTCAGCGTCAGCGTGTCGCGATGGGCCGCGCGATCGTCCGCCAGCCGCAGGTGTTCCTCATGGACGAGCCGCTGTCGAACCTCGACGCCAAGCTCCGCGTCCAGACCCGTACGCAGATCGCGTCGCTGCAGCGTCGCCTGGGCGTCACCACCGTCTACGTCACGCACGACCAGACCGAGGCGCTCACGATGGGTGACCGCATCGCCGTGCTGAAGGACGGCCTGCTCCAGCAGGTGGGCACCCCGCGCGACCTCTACGAGAAGCCGGAGAACGTGTTCGTCGCCGGCTTCATCGGCTCGCCGGCCATGAACCTCTTCTCGGCCGACCTGGCCGACGGCGGCGTGCGCTTCGGCACCGAGATCGTGCCGCTCGACCGCGACACAGTCGGTCGTGCCAACGGCTCGCAGGTCACCGTGGGCGTCCGCCCGGAGGACATCACGGTCGGTCCGGCCGACGGCAAGGGCCTCTCGGTCGTCGTCGACCTCGTCGAGGAGCTCGGCGCCGACGGCTACCTGTACGGCCACACCGAGATCAACGGCAAGCGCACCGACCTCGTCGCCCGCGTCGACGGCCGCAACCACCCGAACGCGGGTGAGACCGTCACCCTCGCGGCGAACCCGGGCCACGTCCACGCCTTCGACCAGGAGTCGGGCGACCGCCTGAACGACAAGCCGGTCGTCTCCGCCTGATCGGAGAGCACCATCCGCGGCGCGGGCTGACTTCGGTCGCCCGCGCCGCGTCTTTTCCCCGGTACCCCTCAGGAGCTCCCATGCAGGAATCCCTCCGGATCACCGCCAAGACCGTCGACCCCGGGCTGCTCGCGCTGCCGTGGTCGACACCCCTGGAGAAGTGGCCCTCCGAGCACATCGTCTCGCTGCCCAAGGGCCTGTCGCGTCACCTCGTCCGCTTCGCCGACCTGTCGGGCCGGGTCGTGGCCGTCAAGGAGACGACGACGGAGATGGCTCGACGGGAGTACGAGATGCTGGGCAACCTGTCTCGGCTCGACGTGCCCTGCGTGGAGCGCGTCGCCGTGATCGCCGGCCGCACCGACTCCTCCGGGGCCCCGCTGCCCGCGGCCCTCGTCACCTCGCATCTGCGCTTCTCCATGCCGTATCGCGCGCTGTTCACGCGCGTTCTCCGCCCGGACACCGCCACCCGCCTCGTGGATGCGCTGGCGCTGCTGCTCGTCCGCCTGCACAACGTGGGCTTCTACTGGGGCGACGTCTCGCTCTCCAACACGCTGTTCCGTCGGGATGCCGGGGCATTCGCGGCGTACCTCGTCGACGCGGAGACCGGTGAGCTGCACGAAGAGGGACTGACCGACGGTCAGCGCGCCTACGACCTCGACCTCGCCCGGACGAACATCGCCGGCGAGATCATGGACCTCGCCGCCGGCGGACGCCTGGAGCACGGGGTCGACGCCGTCGCGATCGCGGACGGCATCGTGTCCTCCTACCGCTCGCTGTGGGCCGAACTCACCGCACAGGAGTCGTTCTCCGCCGCCGAGACCTGGCGGATCACCGAACGCGTCGAGCGGCTCAACGCGCTCGGATTCGACATCGACGAGATGTCGATGTCGACGACCGCGGACGGCACCGTCGTCGAGATCCAGCCGAAGGTGGTCGACGCCGGCCATCATCAACGGCGTCTCATCCGCCTCACCGGCCTCGACGTCGAAGAGAACCAGGCGCGGCGGCTCCTCAACGACCTCGACGAGTTCCGCGCCCGTTCCACGAAGCAGTGGGCCGATGAGGAGATGTACGCCCACGAGTGGCTCACGCGCGTGTTCGAGCCGGTCGTCCGGGCGATCCCGTACGACCTGCGCGCCAAACTCGAGCCCGCCGAGGTGTTCCACCAGGTGCTGGAGCACCGGTGGTACCTGTCCCAGGCGCAGGGACGCTCGGTCGCCCTGGCGGAGGTGCTGACGAGCTACATCAACGACGTGCTCCGTCACCGCCGCGACGAGGCCACCATCATGGGACCGCCGACGGAGACGATGAGCCTCCCGGTCGTCACCGGCACGCTCTCGCTCGCCGACGACGAGGACGACGTCGACTGGCGCGATCTCGTCTGATGCCGTGCGGCGGTCGCTCCCCCGGCGGGAGGACGGGCGTCAGTAGCCGACCGTGAACCGCTCCCGGTGGTGGTTCCCCTGCTCGATCTCGTCGACGATCGCCACGGCGAAGTCCGCTCCCGAGATGAAGGACTTGCCCTCGTCGTCGCGGACGAGCACATCGCCACCGTCGCGGTAGTGCCCCGTGCGCTCGCCCTCGGCCCACGGCCCGAACACCTCGGCGGGATGCACGAAGAACCAGTCCAGTCCCTCCCCCGTGCTCTCCAGGAGCGCGAGCGAGTCGATGCCGACCTGCGCTTCGTGCTTGTACTCCTCCGGGAAGCCCTGGTCGAACAGCCGCGGTCCGCCGGGAGCGACGAGACTCCCTCCGGCACCGCCCACGACGCCCAGTCGGGTCTCCGTGCCGTCGAGCAGCGCGATGACGTTGGTGAGCGCCTCCAGGACACGGTCCTCCATGTCGCCGCGGGGCGACAGGGCGGAGACGACCGCGTCGGCACCGCTGAACACCTCGGCCAGCGACGCCGGGTCGAGCGCCGAGCCCTGCACGTACGCGGCACCGGCGACCGGATCCGCGGGAACCGAGCGGGAGATGGCGACGACGGCGTGGTCGCGGCTCACCGCCTCGGCGACGATGTGACGTCCGGCGTAGCCGGTTCCTCCCAGGACGATGATGCGGGCCATGCTCTGTTCCTCTCGGTCAGTCGGCGGCCGCGCGGACGGTGGCCACCTGATACAGCGCGACGGACGCGGCGATACCGGCGTTCAGCGACTCGGTCGCCGCGGAGATGGGGATGGAGACGATCTGATCGCAGGTCTCGGTCACGAGGCGGGAGAGCCCCTTGCCCTCCGAACCGACGACGATGACCACCGGGCGGTCCGCCAGCTCCAGCGCGGGCAGCGAGACGTCGCCGTCACCGTCCAGGCCGAGGACGAACACACCCTGCTTCTTGAACTCCTTGAGCTGCGTCGTGAGGTTGGTGGCCAGCGCCACGGGGATCCGGGCCGCCGCCCCCGCGCTGGTCTTCCAGGCCGCCGAGTTCACGCCGGCGGAGCGCCGCTGCGGCAGGATGATGCCGTGGCCGCCGAACGCCGCCGTGGAGCGGATGATCGCACCGAGGTTGCGCGGGTCGGTGATGCCGTCGAGGGCGACGAACAGCGGCGTCTCGCCGCGGTCGATGACCTCTTCCAGAAGGTCCTGCGGGTGCGCGTACTCGTAGGGCGGCACCTTGAGCGCCACGCCCTGGTGCACCCCGTCGAAGCCGGCCATCCGGTCGAGCTCCTGGCGGGTGACCTCGAGCACCGGGATGTCGCGGTGGGTCGCGATCGACAGCATCTCCTTGACACGGTCGTCCATCTCGACGCGCTGTGCGATGTACATCGCGGTCGCCGGGATCTTCGCGCGCAGCGCCTCGAGCACCGAGTTGCGCCCGGTGACCGTCTCGGTGTCGTTCGTGTTGTCCTTCGACCTGGCGGTGCGGTTGGGGTTGCCACCCGATGCCGGACGTCCGGCGGGCTTGCCCTTCCCTCCCGCGGCTGCATAGCGCTCGGCCGCGGCCTTGCGCTTGCCCGCGGGGTGCCAGGCGCGGTCCTCCGCCTTCGGCGTGGGCCCGCGTCCCTCGAGCGCCTTGCGCCCGAGTCCGCCCGTGCCCTTGGTCGGGCCCTTCTTGTTTCCCTTGCTCGCGCCGGGGCGCCCTGGCTTAGCCATCGATACTCCAATGAGTTCCGGCCGGAGTGTCCTCCAGCGTGATTCCTGCGGCGGCGATCGCGTCTCGGATGCGATCCGCCGCCGCCCAGTCCTTCTCCGCGCGCGCGGTGGCGCGCTGCGCGATCATCTCCTGCACCAGCGCGTCGAGCGCCGCCGCCTGCGCGTCCCCGCCGGTCGGCGAGCCCGCTCCCGGGTGCAGCCCCAGTATCCTCGTCATCGCCCGCACCGCCCGTGCCGCGTCCAGCGCCGCGGCCGTGTCGCCCGCGTCCAGAGCCGAGTTCCCGGCCCGCACGCTCTCGTGCACGACCGCGAGCGCCTGAGGGACACCCAGGTCGTCGTCCATCGCGTCGACGAAGGCGGTCGGGAGGCTCTGCGCGGCGTGGTCCCCGAGCCCGTCGCCGGCCGCGCGGGCCGCGCGCTCCAGGAAGGAGCGGATGCGGCCGAGCGCGGCCTCCGCCTCCGTCCAGGACGACGCGGACAGGTCGAGACTGGATCGATAGTGGGCAGCGGCGAGCGCGTAGCGGACCACCAGGGGATCGTGCTCGGCGAGCACGTCGCGAGCGAGCGTGAAGTTGCCGAGCGACTTCGACATCTTCTGCCCGTCGACCGTGACCAGCCCGTTGTGCACCCAGTAGCGGGCGAAGCCGTCCCCCGCGGCGGTCGACTGGGCGAGTTCGTTCTCGTGGTGCGGGAAGCGGAGGTCGAGCCCGCCGCCATGGATGTCGAACTCCGCGCCGAGGTAGCGCTTCGCCATGGCCGAGCACTCGATGTGCCACCCCGGCCGGCCGGGGCCCCAGGGCGAGGCCCAGGTCGCGTCGACGGGTTCGTCCGGCTTCGCGCCCTTCCAGAGGGCGAAGTCCTGCGGGTTGCGCTTGCCGCGCGGATCGGCGTCCTGCGCCGCCTCCATCGCGTCGACGGACTGATGCGTGAGGTCGCCGTAGGACGGCCAGGAGCGCACGTCGAAGTACACGTCCCCCGAACCGTCGGGGGCGGGATACGCGTGACCGCGCTCGATGAGCAGCGCGATGAGCTCCTGCATCTGCGGGACGGAGGCCGTCGCGCGCGGCTCGTACGTGGGCGACAGGATGCCGACGCCCGCGTAGGCCGCGGTGAACTCCTGCTCCATCCGATACGCGAGCGCCCACCACGGTTCGGTCGCCGTCGCGTTGGCCAGCACCTTGTCGTCGATGTCGGTGACGTTGCGCACGAACGTCACTTGCCCGTAGCGATGGGCCAGCCACCGACGCAGGAGGTCGAAGCTGAGCGCTGCGCGCACGTGGCCGATGTGGGGGCCGGACTGCACCGTGGGTCCGCACACGTACATCGTGATGTTCTCGGGATCGAGAGGCACGAAATCGCGCAGCTGCTGTGCGCGGGTGTCGTAGAGGCGGAGTGTCACCGCTCAAGCCTACTCGGCGGGCGCTGAGAGACCCCGATCCTGACGCGGGATGACGAGCGCGACGGCCGTCACGGCGATCCCCTCGCCCCGTCCGGGGAATCCGAGACCGTCCGTCGTCGTGGCCGTCACCGACACGGGCGCGCCGCCGAGCGCCGCCGACAGGGCCGCCTCGGCCTCCGCGCGCCGCCCGCTGAATCGCGGGCGATTGCCCTGGAACTGCACCGACACGTTGCCGACCGCGAAGCCCGCCTCGGCCAGGAGCTCTCCGGTGCGCGACAGGAACACGTCGGCGTGGGCACCCGCGTACTCCGGGTGGGCGGTGCCGAAGTGCTCGCCGATGTCGCCGAGTCCCGCCGCCCCGAGCAGCGCGTCGACGACGGCGTGCGCCACCGCGTCGCCGTCGGAGTGCCCGGACAGCGCCGGCTCCCCCGGCCACTCCAGGCCGGCCAGCCACAGGTTCCCCTCCCCGCCGAAGGCGTGCACGTCGGTGCCGATTCCCACGCGCGGGGCGCCTGCCACGACCGTCGGCGAGGGGGGCGTCGCGGGCACCGCGGGCGGGGACACGAGCAGACGGGCGCGTTCCAGATCGGCGGGGGTGGTGATCTTGAACGACCGCTCCGACCCCGGCACCAGTCGCACGGGATGCCCGGCCGCGGCGAACAGGGCGGCGTCGTCGGTGTACTCCGCTCCGTGCGCGACCGCGGTCTCGTACGCCGCCTCCAGCAGCGCGCGCGGGAACCCCTGCGGCGTCTGCGCCGCCGCGAGCTCCGCGCGATCCACCGCGCCCGTGACGAGCCCATCGGCCACGCGCTTGAGCGTGTCGACCACGGGCAGACTCGGCACGACCCCGGCATCGCCGACCACGGCGGCCGCGACGGCGTCGATCACCGCCGGCGGCGTCAGAGCGCGTGCCGCATCGTGCACGAGCACCGTCGTCACATCGCCCCAGAGCGCGGCGAGACCCGCCGCGACGGACTCCTGCCTCGTCGTGCCCCCGGTGACCACACGACCCAGGTCGACACGGTCGCCCGCCGCCGCCTGCAACTCGGTCTGCGCGTCGCCCTCGTACCCCTGGGGGGCGACGACCACGACCTGCATCGGCGCGGCCGCGAAGACGCCGTCGAGGGCATGCCGGAGGATGCTGTGGCCGTCGATCCCGACGAAGGCCTTGGGCGCCCCCGCGTCGAGACGGGTGCCGGAGCCGGCGGCGACGACGATGACGGCGGTGTGCGGAACGGGGAGGATGCTCACAGCTTCACGTTACCCGCGGGGACGACGAAAGGCGGGTGCCGGAGCACCCGCCTTCCGTGAAGGACGTCTCAAGACGCGAGGACCTCGTCGAGCAGCGCGCCCGCCTTGTCCTCGTCGATCTTCTCCGCCAGCGCCAGCTCCGAGATGAGGATCTGCCGGGCCTTGGCCAGCATCCGCTTCTCACCCGCGGACAGACCGCGGTCCTGGTCCCGGCGCCACAGGTCGCGCACGACCTCGCTCACCTTGATGACATCGCCGGACGCGAGCTTCTCCAGGTTCGCCTTGTAGCGGCGCGACCAGTTGGTGGGCTCCTCGGTGAACGGCGCGCGCAGGACCTCGAACACGTGGTCGAGGCCTTCCTTGCCGATCACGTCGCGGACGCCGACGAGGTCGACGTTCTCGGCCGGGACCTCGATGATGAGATCGCCCTGCGTGACGTTGAGCTTCAGGTACTTCTTCGCCTCGCCCTTGATGATGCGCTCCTTGACCTCGATGATGGTCGCAGCGCCATGGTGCGGATAGACGACGGTCTCGCCAACCTCAAAAAGCATAAAAACATGTCCTTTCGGCAACCTCAAGGATACCACAGGGGATATGCGCTAAGGTTCGCGCTTCCTGGTCCCGGCAGCCCCGACGACTTACCCATAGAATGGGGACGGATATCCCGCCGGACCTCAGGAGGACCCGTGAAATCGCGCCTTGTCGCGTCTGTCGCCATCAGCGCCGTCGTTCTGCTCGGCGCGACCGGGTGCACGTTCATCACCCCGCAGGCGACGAAGACCGAATACGCCGCCTCCGACGGTGTGAACGTCTCGGATCAGGACGGCCCCGTCGTCGTCCGCAACGCCCTGATCATCGCGAACGAGGACGGCACCGTCGGTAACTTCGTCGGCGCGATCGTCAACCCGACGCAGGAGCGCGGCACCCTCACCATCTCCCTGGAGGGCAGCGACCCCTTCATGATCACGGTGCCCGCCGGCGGATCGATCAGCCTCGGCGCCGACGAGGAGCCGCTGCGCATCGTCGACCTCGACACCATGCCCGGCGCGACCGTCGCCATGCACTTCCAGTCCGGCGACTCCGCCGGCGTCACCACCGAGGTCCCGGTTCTGGACGGCACGCTGCCGTACTACACGGACCTCGCCCCCGAAGAGGACTGAGTCCCTGACGCTCCGAGAGGCCGGCACCCCACGGGTGCCGGCCTCTCGCGCGTGCACTCAGCCCTCGAAGCGGTAGCCGAGGCCCCGGACGGTGACGAGCATCACGG is from Microbacterium sp. BLY and encodes:
- the cysS gene encoding cysteine--tRNA ligase gives rise to the protein MTLRLYDTRAQQLRDFVPLDPENITMYVCGPTVQSGPHIGHVRAALSFDLLRRWLAHRYGQVTFVRNVTDIDDKVLANATATEPWWALAYRMEQEFTAAYAGVGILSPTYEPRATASVPQMQELIALLIERGHAYPAPDGSGDVYFDVRSWPSYGDLTHQSVDAMEAAQDADPRGKRNPQDFALWKGAKPDEPVDATWASPWGPGRPGWHIECSAMAKRYLGAEFDIHGGGLDLRFPHHENELAQSTAAGDGFARYWVHNGLVTVDGQKMSKSLGNFTLARDVLAEHDPLVVRYALAAAHYRSSLDLSASSWTEAEAALGRIRSFLERAARAAGDGLGDHAAQSLPTAFVDAMDDDLGVPQALAVVHESVRAGNSALDAGDTAAALDAARAVRAMTRILGLHPGAGSPTGGDAQAAALDALVQEMIAQRATARAEKDWAAADRIRDAIAAAGITLEDTPAGTHWSIDG
- the ispD gene encoding 2-C-methyl-D-erythritol 4-phosphate cytidylyltransferase, coding for MSILPVPHTAVIVVAAGSGTRLDAGAPKAFVGIDGHSILRHALDGVFAAAPMQVVVVAPQGYEGDAQTELQAAAGDRVDLGRVVTGGTTRQESVAAGLAALWGDVTTVLVHDAARALTPPAVIDAVAAAVVGDAGVVPSLPVVDTLKRVADGLVTGAVDRAELAAAQTPQGFPRALLEAAYETAVAHGAEYTDDAALFAAAGHPVRLVPGSERSFKITTPADLERARLLVSPPAVPATPPSPTVVAGAPRVGIGTDVHAFGGEGNLWLAGLEWPGEPALSGHSDGDAVAHAVVDALLGAAGLGDIGEHFGTAHPEYAGAHADVFLSRTGELLAEAGFAVGNVSVQFQGNRPRFSGRRAEAEAALSAALGGAPVSVTATTTDGLGFPGRGEGIAVTAVALVIPRQDRGLSAPAE
- a CDS encoding CarD family transcriptional regulator; amino-acid sequence: MLFEVGETVVYPHHGAATIIEVKERIIKGEAKKYLKLNVTQGDLIIEVPAENVDLVGVRDVIGKEGLDHVFEVLRAPFTEEPTNWSRRYKANLEKLASGDVIKVSEVVRDLWRRDQDRGLSAGEKRMLAKARQILISELALAEKIDEDKAGALLDEVLAS
- a CDS encoding DNA modification methylase encodes the protein MKSRLVASVAISAVVLLGATGCTFITPQATKTEYAASDGVNVSDQDGPVVVRNALIIANEDGTVGNFVGAIVNPTQERGTLTISLEGSDPFMITVPAGGSISLGADEEPLRIVDLDTMPGATVAMHFQSGDSAGVTTEVPVLDGTLPYYTDLAPEED